From the genome of Rarobacter incanus, one region includes:
- a CDS encoding glycosyltransferase, whose protein sequence is MNARAAIWHYLPRWARDGAGLVQARRAGEKAPAPPRVAREDTRLLIGPANFAGQGAAWARAVGARPLTSAVAMVTGTGNSFSFAADWVVPNRISAHSRRWQRETLDWIARTFTHVLIEAELRILGGAFGGDVVRQVGALRERGVNVAMVAHGTDVRLPSRHAVNEPWSPFRTGWPDLDKVEAGVRHNLGVLREVDAPTFVSTAGLLADVPAATVLPVTISTDRWVRAGARNLGDATGRLIVAHIPSSGRIKGTREIAPVLEELDAQGIIDYRPATGVSHGAMPGLYGAADVVVDQFLVGDYGVAACEAMAAGRVVVGHVSEAVRGYVCETTGKELPIVEASVDSLREVLVGIAAQRDLHRVRAAQAGPAFVEGYHTGRGARAALESWLSAAP, encoded by the coding sequence GTGAACGCTAGGGCCGCGATCTGGCATTACCTGCCTCGTTGGGCGCGAGACGGCGCCGGTCTGGTGCAGGCGCGGCGGGCGGGAGAAAAGGCCCCCGCGCCCCCGCGGGTTGCCCGCGAGGACACCCGGCTACTGATCGGGCCGGCCAACTTTGCGGGACAGGGAGCGGCCTGGGCGCGCGCCGTGGGCGCGCGCCCGCTGACCTCGGCGGTCGCGATGGTAACGGGGACGGGCAACTCGTTCTCTTTCGCTGCCGATTGGGTGGTGCCGAACCGCATTTCCGCGCATTCGCGCCGCTGGCAACGCGAAACCCTGGATTGGATCGCCCGGACGTTCACGCACGTGCTGATCGAGGCGGAATTGCGGATACTGGGCGGCGCCTTTGGGGGGGACGTCGTGCGGCAGGTCGGGGCGCTGCGGGAAAGGGGCGTGAACGTGGCCATGGTTGCGCACGGCACCGACGTTCGCCTGCCCTCGCGCCACGCGGTCAATGAACCTTGGTCTCCCTTCCGCACCGGGTGGCCGGACCTGGACAAGGTCGAGGCGGGAGTTCGCCACAACCTGGGTGTGCTGCGCGAGGTGGATGCGCCGACCTTTGTGTCGACGGCGGGGCTGTTGGCGGATGTACCCGCAGCCACCGTGCTGCCCGTGACCATATCCACCGACCGGTGGGTGCGCGCGGGGGCCCGGAACCTAGGCGATGCGACCGGCCGGCTGATAGTTGCGCATATTCCGTCATCCGGCCGGATCAAGGGGACGCGGGAAATCGCGCCGGTCCTCGAAGAGCTGGACGCGCAAGGCATCATCGACTACCGCCCCGCCACGGGCGTGTCGCACGGAGCAATGCCCGGTCTCTACGGGGCGGCGGACGTGGTGGTCGACCAGTTCCTGGTTGGCGACTACGGGGTGGCGGCCTGCGAGGCGATGGCCGCCGGTCGCGTGGTCGTGGGGCACGTGAGCGAGGCGGTGCGCGGTTACGTCTGCGAGACAACCGGGAAGGAACTTCCCATAGTCGAAGCGAGCGTGGATTCGCTGCGCGAGGTGCTGGTTGGTATCGCGGCGCAGCGCGACTTGCACCGGGTGCGCGCCGCGCAAGCCGGACCCGCGTTTGTGGAGGGATACCACACGGGCCGCGGCGCGCGCGCGGCCCTGGAGAGCTGGTTGAGCGCGGCGCCCTAG
- a CDS encoding glycosyltransferase has product MRRGIRAWVGGASAAATRAANRAVAFFLRHRVHLPRPVNRAIDWVAENPASPLGRLAARAHGSVDPGSVPPALEAPDANVSVLIGPTNYAGQGWLWARALESAYAPTLAARNLAVDEPAGFSFPADREVPVPVYQLSTRWQTDQLRAARGFTHVMFEAQRPLFGRLFDRDIEREVAALGSASIAMMCHGTDIRLPSRHQRLTPWSPYLDPHWYIDKYERDALANRRLLDRLGVPVFVSTPDLLLDVPYATWCPVVVDVERWAQSDAPAPGTLDRIPTVVHIPSRAAIKGTHLVEPALRDLDRSGLIRYVTARDIPTARMPDFYASADIVIDQFRLGSYGVAACEAMAAGRVVVGHVADPVRARVRAATGADLPIVEATVASIADVIVELIERRAAWQELGQAGRAFVRGVHSGPRSAQILNREWIRL; this is encoded by the coding sequence GTGAGGCGCGGGATCCGGGCCTGGGTTGGCGGGGCCAGCGCTGCGGCGACGAGGGCCGCCAACCGCGCGGTCGCCTTCTTCCTGCGGCACCGCGTGCACCTGCCGCGACCGGTGAACCGCGCGATCGACTGGGTTGCCGAGAATCCGGCGAGCCCGCTGGGGCGCCTGGCGGCGCGCGCTCACGGGAGCGTCGATCCGGGGTCGGTGCCGCCGGCCTTGGAGGCGCCGGACGCGAACGTTTCCGTGCTGATCGGACCCACCAACTATGCGGGACAAGGGTGGTTGTGGGCGCGGGCGTTGGAGAGCGCCTACGCGCCAACCCTGGCGGCCCGCAACCTGGCCGTCGATGAACCCGCGGGGTTCAGCTTCCCGGCAGATCGGGAGGTGCCGGTCCCGGTCTATCAACTCTCAACGCGGTGGCAAACCGATCAGTTGCGGGCAGCTCGCGGATTCACCCACGTCATGTTCGAGGCGCAGCGCCCGCTGTTCGGGCGGCTATTCGACCGCGACATCGAACGCGAAGTCGCCGCGCTCGGCAGCGCTTCGATAGCCATGATGTGCCACGGAACCGACATCCGGTTACCGTCGCGCCACCAACGCCTCACCCCGTGGTCACCCTACCTGGACCCCCACTGGTACATCGACAAATACGAGCGCGATGCCCTGGCCAACCGGCGCCTGCTCGACCGCCTCGGGGTGCCCGTCTTCGTGTCAACCCCAGATCTGTTGCTGGACGTTCCGTACGCCACCTGGTGCCCGGTCGTCGTCGATGTGGAGCGCTGGGCGCAATCCGATGCGCCCGCGCCCGGGACGCTAGATCGCATCCCCACCGTCGTGCACATCCCCAGCCGCGCGGCGATCAAGGGAACGCACCTGGTGGAACCCGCGCTGCGCGATCTGGATCGCTCCGGGCTGATCCGCTACGTGACCGCCCGCGACATCCCGACCGCAAGAATGCCGGACTTCTACGCGAGCGCCGATATCGTCATTGACCAGTTCCGCCTGGGGTCGTACGGCGTCGCCGCCTGCGAGGCGATGGCCGCCGGTCGGGTGGTCGTCGGGCACGTCGCAGATCCCGTGCGCGCCCGGGTGCGTGCCGCAACCGGCGCGGATCTACCCATTGTCGAGGCCACCGTCGCTTCGATTGCGGACGTCATTGTCGAGCTGATCGAGCGGCGAGCCGCGTGGCAAGAGTTGGGGCAAGCGGGCCGAGCCTTTGTCCGCGGGGTGCACAGCGGACCGCGCAGCGCGCAGATCCTGAACAGGGAGTGGATTCGACTGTGA
- a CDS encoding glycosyltransferase family 2 protein: MNRPLIDIVVAAHDPRRQVGRAVGSVLGSRAGDDVRVTVVAHNQPRAAFGQALAAFATDRRLRVIELSDGLHSPAGPFNAGLDAATADYVGLLGSDDYLEPGAIAAWAQHVRRWRPDYLMAAIREDGGPLWREPLLRYRRVRRLDPVRDRLDYRTAPLGLLRREFVADLGVRLTPTAATGEDIELGLAACNRGYVDAGVGMPAYVIGRDAPERVTLIPRPFHEEAIALVHLAAAPWPWQLSIRQRRAIAIKLWRTSVVTAVRGRPDASAWAQNDVRSLLAVGQWLSELAPDATGYLSIPEAMIAGVVCGIDADEPEASARDVARAARLRSPRFAQLIAARPWLSLAVDSRARRLVRLALPR; encoded by the coding sequence GTGAACCGACCGCTGATCGATATCGTCGTCGCCGCCCACGACCCGCGCCGGCAGGTCGGGCGCGCGGTGGGGTCGGTGCTCGGTTCGCGCGCGGGAGACGACGTGCGGGTGACGGTCGTGGCGCACAACCAGCCGCGCGCCGCGTTCGGGCAGGCGCTCGCCGCGTTCGCGACCGACCGCCGCCTGCGCGTCATCGAACTCAGCGATGGCCTGCATTCGCCGGCCGGTCCCTTCAACGCGGGCCTGGATGCGGCGACGGCCGACTACGTTGGGCTACTGGGATCCGACGACTACCTGGAACCCGGGGCCATCGCCGCCTGGGCGCAGCATGTGCGCAGGTGGCGGCCCGATTACCTCATGGCGGCGATCCGCGAAGATGGCGGCCCGCTGTGGCGCGAACCGCTGCTGCGGTACCGCCGCGTGCGGCGGTTGGATCCCGTTCGGGACCGGCTCGATTACCGCACCGCCCCGCTGGGGCTGCTGCGGCGCGAGTTCGTTGCCGATCTGGGCGTGCGGCTGACGCCGACGGCGGCGACCGGCGAGGACATCGAATTGGGGTTGGCCGCCTGCAACCGGGGTTACGTTGACGCGGGCGTGGGGATGCCCGCGTACGTGATCGGCCGGGACGCCCCCGAGCGCGTCACGTTGATTCCGCGCCCCTTCCACGAGGAGGCCATAGCGCTGGTTCATCTGGCCGCCGCTCCCTGGCCGTGGCAGTTGTCGATACGCCAGCGCCGGGCGATCGCCATCAAGCTGTGGCGCACCAGCGTCGTCACCGCGGTGCGCGGGCGCCCTGACGCATCTGCGTGGGCGCAGAACGACGTGAGATCGCTGCTGGCGGTGGGGCAGTGGCTGAGCGAACTGGCCCCGGACGCAACGGGCTATCTGTCGATTCCCGAAGCGATGATTGCGGGTGTGGTCTGCGGAATCGACGCCGACGAACCGGAGGCAAGCGCGCGCGATGTGGCACGGGCCGCGCGCCTGCGAAGCCCCCGGTTTGCGCAACTCATTGCGGCGCGTCCGTGGCTATCCCTCGCCGTCGATTCCCGCGCGCGGCGCCTGGTGCGATTGGCGCTGCCGCGGTGA
- a CDS encoding ABC transporter ATP-binding protein encodes MKVLWRTLRELIPLFPAGARRFFMLYVGASSALTLLDVAGMSLLALMITPIVSQASTLSIPLLGTFDAGVAPWLVLIACALIVAKGVLAVGLHWVATRRFAHYELLIGRRLFAAYIHSSWEQRSRRSVAEITRIADGAIGNAIMGFVLPIAMVPNYFLTFVLILAILVVAQPVTAGIAVVYLGFVTFVVNRIVTKRSMEAGRVNRDASYKVANFMTQMVEALKEITLRNRLDEVAAVVTAERRRAVRARANTSFLSVVPRFVFESALVGGFVLIGGVGYAIGDMNQAIISVVLFAATGFRLIPAINGVQASIVQATATLPSAQDVVTDIRESESDVAATEPAADRAQLPTSPRILQLSDVRFRYPNAHHDVLQGVDLEIPFGSSLGIVGPSGAGKSTLVDLLLGLSVASGGTIAIDGMPLIDVLRAWRSRVGYVPQRVSLFNGTIAQNVALTWTNDYDAERVERAIEMAQLGPMVAERPGGIHAMIGERGVALSGGEQQRLGIARALYADPLVLVLDEATSSLDTKTEDSVTRAIKALQGDMTIISVAHRLSTILDYDRVAYVAGGRILGHDTFAGLAKSVPQFGEQVALAGLGKKL; translated from the coding sequence ATGAAAGTCCTGTGGCGGACCCTGCGCGAATTGATCCCGTTGTTCCCAGCCGGGGCGCGCCGATTCTTCATGCTCTATGTCGGTGCGTCCAGCGCGCTGACGCTGCTCGACGTCGCCGGAATGTCGCTGCTGGCGCTGATGATCACCCCGATCGTCTCGCAGGCGTCGACGCTGTCGATCCCGCTGCTCGGCACCTTCGACGCGGGCGTTGCGCCGTGGCTGGTGCTGATCGCCTGCGCGCTCATCGTCGCCAAGGGGGTCTTGGCGGTGGGGCTGCACTGGGTCGCCACGCGCAGGTTTGCGCACTACGAATTGCTGATCGGGCGCCGCCTCTTCGCCGCATACATCCACTCCTCGTGGGAACAACGTTCGCGGCGTTCGGTTGCGGAGATCACGCGCATCGCCGACGGCGCAATCGGCAACGCCATCATGGGGTTTGTTCTGCCCATCGCCATGGTCCCCAACTACTTCCTGACGTTCGTCCTCATCCTCGCGATCCTGGTCGTCGCGCAGCCCGTGACCGCCGGAATCGCGGTGGTGTACCTGGGGTTCGTCACGTTCGTGGTCAACCGGATCGTCACGAAGCGGTCGATGGAGGCGGGCCGCGTCAACCGCGACGCCAGCTACAAGGTCGCGAACTTCATGACCCAGATGGTCGAGGCGCTCAAGGAAATCACGCTGCGCAACCGGCTCGACGAGGTGGCCGCCGTCGTCACCGCCGAAAGGCGCCGGGCCGTGCGCGCGCGCGCCAACACGTCGTTCCTTTCCGTAGTCCCTCGCTTCGTGTTCGAATCGGCGCTGGTGGGGGGCTTTGTGCTGATCGGCGGGGTGGGGTACGCGATCGGCGATATGAACCAGGCGATCATTTCCGTCGTGCTGTTTGCCGCGACCGGATTTCGGCTCATCCCGGCGATCAACGGCGTGCAGGCAAGCATTGTGCAGGCCACGGCCACGCTCCCATCGGCCCAGGACGTGGTGACCGACATTCGCGAGTCCGAATCCGACGTGGCCGCCACCGAACCCGCCGCCGATCGCGCGCAACTGCCCACCTCCCCGCGAATCCTGCAACTTAGCGACGTGCGCTTCCGCTATCCGAACGCGCACCATGACGTGCTGCAGGGGGTGGACCTGGAAATACCGTTCGGGTCGTCGCTGGGAATCGTCGGGCCGTCGGGCGCGGGTAAATCGACGCTGGTGGACCTTTTGTTGGGGCTCTCGGTTGCGTCGGGTGGCACCATTGCGATAGACGGAATGCCGCTCATCGACGTCCTGCGCGCGTGGCGATCGCGCGTGGGATACGTGCCCCAACGGGTTTCGCTGTTCAACGGGACGATCGCCCAAAATGTGGCACTGACCTGGACAAATGACTACGATGCGGAGCGCGTGGAGCGGGCCATTGAGATGGCCCAGTTGGGGCCGATGGTTGCGGAGCGGCCGGGCGGCATCCACGCGATGATCGGGGAGCGCGGCGTCGCGCTTTCGGGCGGGGAGCAGCAGCGTTTGGGAATCGCGCGCGCCCTGTATGCCGATCCGTTGGTGTTGGTTTTGGACGAGGCCACCAGTTCGCTCGACACCAAGACCGAGGATTCCGTGACCCGCGCCATCAAGGCGCTGCAGGGCGACATGACCATCATCTCGGTGGCGCACCGCCTGTCCACGATCCTCGACTACGATCGCGTCGCGTACGTCGCGGGCGGCAGGATCCTGGGCCACGACACGTTCGCCGGCCTGGCCAAGTCCGTGCCGCAGTTCGGTGAGCAGGTGGCGCTGGCGGGTCTGGGGAAGAAACTGTGA
- a CDS encoding glycosyltransferase, which yields MTKPDLMIISFSPIASDARVLKQVRAFAPTYRVTTVGYGPRPEAAHAHLRIADGTPNRPFGPYLRLRAYRMAYWLMPSVRAALRLIGSRRPDVVIANDVEAVGVALAARPRCGVHADLHEYSPYLHQEIPAWHRLQTPYLNWLCSKYVARARSFTTVSGGLAAEYEKNFGFAPAVVTNAAPYQDLAATPASSPLRLVHSGVGMRDRHLDVMVQAVLDATSDVTLDLYLVPNEPAYVQDLRKRTQASARVTVHDPVAYKDLAATLHQYDVGVHLLPPVNFNNAWALPNKLFDYVQSRLAVLIGPSPEMARYVNDYGLGVIADGFTARDLATAIDALTPEAVTAYKRAAGRAARELSSANQEQIWVSAVNGLVDQVPSGRTAETERP from the coding sequence GTGACCAAACCCGACCTGATGATCATCTCCTTTTCGCCCATCGCATCCGACGCGCGCGTGCTCAAGCAGGTCCGCGCCTTCGCCCCCACCTACCGCGTCACGACGGTGGGGTACGGGCCCCGGCCCGAGGCCGCGCACGCGCACCTGCGGATTGCGGACGGGACACCGAACCGTCCTTTCGGGCCCTACCTGCGCCTGCGGGCGTACCGCATGGCCTACTGGCTCATGCCGTCCGTGCGGGCCGCGCTGCGCCTGATCGGGTCGCGCCGCCCCGACGTCGTGATCGCCAATGACGTGGAGGCGGTCGGGGTTGCGCTCGCCGCGCGCCCGCGCTGCGGCGTGCACGCGGATCTGCACGAATACTCGCCGTACCTGCACCAGGAGATCCCGGCCTGGCACCGGTTGCAAACCCCGTACCTGAACTGGCTATGCTCCAAGTACGTGGCCCGCGCTCGATCATTCACCACCGTCAGCGGCGGCCTGGCGGCGGAATACGAAAAGAACTTCGGATTCGCGCCCGCCGTTGTCACCAACGCGGCACCGTACCAGGACCTTGCAGCCACACCGGCCAGCAGCCCGCTGCGGCTGGTCCATTCCGGCGTGGGGATGCGCGACCGGCACCTGGACGTGATGGTCCAGGCGGTGCTGGACGCGACCAGCGACGTGACGCTGGATCTATACCTCGTCCCGAACGAACCGGCGTACGTGCAGGACCTGCGCAAACGAACGCAGGCAAGCGCCAGGGTGACGGTGCACGACCCCGTCGCCTACAAGGATCTGGCCGCGACGCTGCACCAGTATGACGTCGGCGTTCACCTGCTGCCGCCCGTCAACTTCAACAACGCCTGGGCACTGCCGAACAAACTCTTTGACTACGTGCAATCGCGCCTGGCGGTCCTGATCGGGCCATCGCCGGAAATGGCGCGCTACGTCAACGACTACGGCCTGGGCGTCATCGCGGACGGGTTCACGGCCCGCGACCTCGCAACGGCGATCGATGCCCTGACACCCGAAGCGGTTACCGCCTACAAGCGGGCAGCCGGGCGGGCGGCGAGGGAGCTCTCGTCCGCCAATCAGGAGCAAATCTGGGTGAGCGCCGTCAACGGGCTGGTGGATCAGGTGCCCTCCGGCCGAACCGCTGAGACGGAGCGCCCATGA
- a CDS encoding glycosyltransferase family 2 protein: protein MSAPARPRAQIVIAVHTPARPLRRAVSSVLAGGGPIGVIVVAHGIDPDALSPHLAGLDPSRIEVIRHVDGIASAAGPFNAGIAHARAEWVAVMGSDDMVEAGCYEALLRHGDGAPKPPDAILAPIRHQDGTEIPNPLPRPGRTDGLDAVRDRVLYRTSPLGLLRRTLWQSAYRFDESLHAGIDMEPSARLWASGAQIAYPRGAPRYIIGADAASRVSMDPVPVERVMRAVLSTATAPWTRSAPAAVRRSLAVKLARIHVLGFVVARILGQGAGQIAFSDEDIAALRAAMRAICALSDRWAQPFSRADLWVLRELLNPRATASTIGHAVNRRAAANMWNRHVPPNPAHVLDRESNPVRVILTALDRKAISA, encoded by the coding sequence GTGAGCGCGCCCGCGCGCCCGCGCGCGCAGATAGTCATCGCCGTGCACACGCCCGCGCGCCCCCTGCGCCGGGCGGTATCGAGCGTCTTGGCCGGCGGCGGCCCGATCGGCGTCATCGTGGTCGCGCACGGAATCGACCCGGACGCCCTATCTCCCCACCTCGCGGGACTGGATCCAAGCCGGATCGAAGTGATACGGCACGTGGACGGCATCGCGTCGGCCGCAGGCCCCTTCAACGCGGGCATCGCGCACGCGCGGGCCGAATGGGTGGCGGTCATGGGCTCTGACGACATGGTCGAGGCGGGCTGCTACGAGGCGCTGCTGCGGCACGGCGACGGCGCACCGAAGCCGCCGGACGCGATACTTGCCCCCATCCGTCACCAGGACGGCACGGAAATACCCAACCCGCTGCCGCGTCCGGGACGCACGGATGGCTTAGACGCGGTGCGCGACAGGGTGTTGTATCGAACCTCGCCGCTCGGATTGCTGCGCCGGACGCTGTGGCAATCCGCCTACCGCTTCGATGAATCGCTGCACGCGGGCATCGATATGGAACCAAGCGCCCGGCTGTGGGCAAGCGGTGCCCAGATCGCCTATCCGCGTGGGGCCCCGCGGTACATCATCGGCGCCGATGCCGCCTCACGCGTGTCGATGGATCCCGTTCCCGTCGAACGCGTCATGCGGGCGGTGCTGTCGACGGCTACCGCGCCGTGGACGCGTTCGGCGCCAGCCGCCGTGCGGCGCTCCCTTGCGGTGAAGTTGGCCCGCATCCACGTCTTGGGATTCGTGGTGGCGAGGATCCTGGGCCAGGGAGCAGGGCAGATTGCTTTTTCGGACGAGGACATCGCGGCGCTGCGCGCCGCGATGCGGGCCATTTGTGCGCTCAGTGACCGCTGGGCGCAACCGTTCTCCCGGGCCGATCTATGGGTGCTACGCGAATTGCTAAATCCCCGGGCGACTGCGTCCACGATCGGGCACGCGGTGAACCGCCGGGCGGCGGCGAACATGTGGAACCGGCACGTGCCCCCCAACCCCGCGCACGTCCTTGACCGCGAGTCGAACCCGGTGCGCGTGATCCTGACCGCCCTCGATCGAAAGGCGATCAGCGCGTGA
- a CDS encoding glycosyltransferase, translating to MRVTLVTRIYAPEPAAASFRLAALVQALEGRGAAVTVATTTTGPTGRGASSKVPGRVKRWPAARDKAGYVRGYVPYLSFDIPAFFRVLAGGPADVVVAEPPPTTGLAVRIACALRRIPYVYYAADIWSDATASTGAPRLVTAVVRAMERFALRGAGAVIAVTDGVAARVRDLAGHDRCVVVRNGVDTQIFTPHAAAPTSLPRAVYVGTTSEWQGAEVLLRGFAQTDVAGAELIFVGQGSEWSRLEHLAVDLGIADRVQFVPTVPPAAAARYLASAWVAMVSIRPDIGYDFAYPTKVNAALACGTRVLYAGPGPAARVVRDTDAGWVCGYGTDQVAAALTDALADPPNPATRRRIAHWAEQNVSIARTAELAAGVVEQVAVRRERTRTRTRDLGASPGAREPAPRGRA from the coding sequence ATGAGGGTCACACTGGTCACGCGAATCTACGCGCCAGAACCCGCGGCCGCTTCCTTTCGCCTCGCCGCCCTGGTGCAGGCGTTGGAAGGCCGGGGCGCAGCGGTGACCGTCGCGACCACGACGACCGGGCCGACGGGCAGGGGGGCCTCGTCGAAAGTGCCCGGGAGGGTTAAACGTTGGCCCGCTGCACGCGATAAGGCGGGCTACGTGCGCGGCTATGTCCCGTACCTCAGCTTCGACATCCCCGCTTTCTTTCGCGTACTTGCCGGGGGGCCCGCCGATGTCGTGGTCGCCGAGCCGCCGCCGACAACGGGCTTGGCGGTCAGGATCGCGTGTGCGCTGCGGCGCATCCCGTACGTCTACTACGCCGCCGATATCTGGTCGGACGCCACGGCGAGCACGGGAGCGCCGCGCCTGGTGACTGCGGTTGTCCGCGCGATGGAAAGGTTCGCTCTGCGGGGTGCTGGCGCGGTCATCGCGGTGACCGATGGCGTGGCCGCCAGGGTCCGCGACTTGGCGGGGCACGATCGATGCGTGGTGGTGCGCAACGGCGTCGACACGCAGATCTTCACGCCGCACGCCGCGGCGCCGACTTCGCTCCCGCGCGCCGTTTACGTCGGCACGACCTCCGAGTGGCAGGGCGCGGAGGTGTTGCTCCGCGGATTTGCGCAGACCGACGTGGCCGGCGCCGAACTCATTTTTGTGGGCCAGGGCAGCGAATGGTCGCGCCTCGAACACCTCGCCGTCGACCTGGGAATCGCCGACCGGGTGCAGTTCGTCCCGACGGTCCCTCCCGCCGCAGCCGCGCGTTACCTCGCCTCCGCCTGGGTGGCGATGGTATCCATCCGCCCGGACATCGGCTACGACTTCGCCTATCCCACGAAGGTGAATGCGGCGCTTGCCTGCGGCACCCGGGTTCTGTACGCGGGTCCGGGGCCCGCCGCGCGGGTCGTGCGCGATACCGATGCGGGCTGGGTTTGCGGGTATGGAACGGACCAGGTTGCTGCCGCTCTCACCGATGCGTTGGCCGATCCACCCAACCCCGCCACGCGGCGGCGGATAGCGCACTGGGCGGAGCAGAACGTCTCCATCGCGCGCACGGCCGAACTGGCCGCGGGCGTCGTGGAGCAGGTGGCGGTGCGGCGCGAGCGCACCCGCACCCGCACCCGGGACCTGGGGGCCTCACCCGGCGCGCGGGAGCCCGCCCCGAGGGGCCGCGCGTGA
- a CDS encoding Gfo/Idh/MocA family protein, which produces MANLRAGLIGIGAMGRHHARVLREIDGVDLVAVADAGGDRFGVAGDLEVLPDVAALIEARIDIAVVALPTQFHQDAALALADAGVHTMVEKPIATDVEQGERMVEAFESRGLVGAVGHIERFNAALQQARRRIEHGDLGEVYQIATRRQGPFPARIADVGVGKDLASHDVDLTAWVAQSPYTAISGQVTRRSGRPHEDMVLATGRLASGVIVNHIVNWLSPMKERTTVVTGERGAFVADTATGDLTFYANGTIPVEWDSMQAFRGVSEGDVTRFAFAKREPLRTEHEAFRDAVLGKPSDVVTMADGLRTLQVVEGLLESARSGQPVTFTP; this is translated from the coding sequence ATGGCGAACCTGCGCGCGGGCCTCATCGGGATCGGTGCCATGGGCCGCCACCACGCGCGCGTCTTGCGCGAAATCGACGGCGTTGACCTGGTTGCCGTCGCCGACGCCGGGGGGGACCGCTTCGGCGTGGCCGGGGATCTGGAAGTGCTTCCGGACGTGGCCGCCCTGATCGAAGCGAGAATCGACATCGCCGTCGTGGCTCTGCCGACCCAGTTTCACCAGGACGCCGCGTTGGCGCTCGCGGATGCGGGCGTGCACACCATGGTCGAAAAGCCCATCGCAACCGACGTCGAGCAGGGCGAGCGCATGGTCGAGGCGTTCGAATCGCGCGGGCTTGTGGGGGCCGTGGGGCACATCGAGCGTTTCAACGCGGCGCTGCAGCAGGCGCGGCGCCGGATCGAGCACGGCGATCTGGGCGAGGTCTACCAGATCGCGACGCGCAGGCAGGGGCCGTTCCCGGCGCGCATCGCCGATGTGGGCGTGGGTAAGGACCTCGCCTCGCACGATGTCGATCTGACGGCGTGGGTCGCCCAGAGCCCGTACACCGCGATTAGCGGGCAGGTGACGCGTCGTTCGGGACGCCCGCACGAGGACATGGTCCTGGCCACCGGCCGCCTGGCCTCGGGCGTAATCGTGAATCACATCGTCAACTGGCTCAGCCCGATGAAGGAGCGCACGACGGTGGTCACCGGGGAGCGCGGGGCGTTTGTGGCGGATACGGCGACCGGGGACCTGACGTTCTACGCGAACGGCACCATACCCGTCGAGTGGGATTCGATGCAGGCCTTCCGTGGCGTGAGCGAGGGCGATGTGACCCGCTTCGCGTTCGCGAAGCGGGAGCCGCTGCGCACCGAACACGAGGCGTTCCGCGACGCCGTTCTCGGAAAGCCATCGGACGTCGTGACAATGGCCGACGGCCTGCGCACGTTGCAGGTGGTTGAGGGCCTCTTGGAGTCCGCACGATCGGGGCAGCCGGTAACCTTTACTCCATGA